The Candidatus Binatia bacterium genomic sequence GGCCCGTAGATTCGGGCCGACGAGATTGTAGTTGATGGCGGCCTCCGGCGTGACGGGCGCAATGTTTGCCAGCCGCTCGACGTAGATCTTGTTGTAACTGATGAGGTCGTTATGTTCGTCGAGGTACGGCTCCAACTGGTCGAGAAAGGCCAGGGTGTGTTCCGCGAAATTCGGCGGCAGATCCCAGGCCACGCCGCCGATGCGCATGTAGTTGTACGTCAGGCGTGCACCGCACAGCTCTTCGAGGAGGTCGTTGATCTTCTCACGCTCGCGGAAGGTGTGGAAGAACGGCGTCATGGCCCCGATGTCGAGGATCATGGTGCCGAGGTAGAGGAGGTGGCTGGAGATGCGGTTCAGCTCCGCCGCGATCACGCGGCAGTACTCGCCGCGCTTCGGTACCACGATGCCCCCCAGCTTCTCGCACACCATGCTCCAGCCCTGGTTGCAGAACATGGCGGCGACGTAATCCACCCGGTCGGTGTACGGCATGAAGCCGTGGTAGCCGACCTTCTCGGAGATCTTCTCGATCGAGCGGTGCAGATAGCCGACGTCGGGGATGGCTTCGCGCATCACCTCGCCGTCCGCTTTGATCACGAAGCGCAGCACGCCATGGGTGCTCGGATGCTGCGGCCCCATGTTGAGGGTCATCTCTTCGGTTTCCAAGCCGGTGTTGCCGACCTGTTGCACTTCGACTTCGAAACCAGAGAGGCTCATGCGCGATTCCCGTGGCTGATCAGCGGAGCTGGCTTTCACGGTGCGTGCTGATGCCGTGATACTCTTCCGGTTCGACAAAATCCTTGCGCAGCGGGTGCCCGATCCAGTCCTCCGGCATGAGGATACGGCGCAGGTCTGGATGGCCCTCGAAGGTCACGCCCAGCAGGT encodes the following:
- a CDS encoding NADH-quinone oxidoreductase subunit D yields the protein MSLSGFEVEVQQVGNTGLETEEMTLNMGPQHPSTHGVLRFVIKADGEVMREAIPDVGYLHRSIEKISEKVGYHGFMPYTDRVDYVAAMFCNQGWSMVCEKLGGIVVPKRGEYCRVIAAELNRISSHLLYLGTMILDIGAMTPFFHTFREREKINDLLEELCGARLTYNYMRIGGVAWDLPPNFAEHTLAFLDQLEPYLDEHNDLISYNKIYVERLANIAPVTPEAAINYNLVGPNLRASGVQYDVRRDEPYSVYPELEFNVPVGTGEMGTVGDCFDRYMLRVREIKESVRIVRQCFKQLPDGPVIAKVPRKFKPPAGDAYLRVESARGDMGWYAVSDGSEFPYRCKIRTGSFSAMSIIDRLSPGLMIADLVAVIASLDIVAPEVDR